A genomic region of uncultured Paludibaculum sp. contains the following coding sequences:
- a CDS encoding dehydrogenase E1 component subunit alpha/beta, whose product MATTDSTAVSARQNLDRFHGLDRQQLQRAFRLMQTARRLDDREVMLKRQNRIFFQISGAGHEAIQTAVALALKPGYDWFHLYYRDRALALSLGVTPEMMLLQSVGAAADTASGGRQMPSHWSSPELHIFTGSSPTGTQFLHAVGCAEASRYLQPESDELTLVTTGEGATSEGEFWESLNAACLSRLPLLYVVEDNGYAISVPVERQTPGGNLARLVSGFPGLLRIECDGNDFLASYAAVKEAEAYIRAEHGPALIRARCTRPYSHSLSDDERLYKTKAEREAEAECDPIINFPRFLIAENLMEEVTYKRICHEVDVEIAEITERVLKAEPPDKSTACQYLYSPDVDPTSDEFEAEPQCAGEPRTMVDEINLTLSEELARNPNVVLFGEDVADCSREENLREVKGKGGVFKATFGLQSKYGSRRVFNTPIAEAAILGRSIGMSSRGMKPVCEIQFFDYIWPAMMQIRDEMANVRWRSFNGWKCPAVIRVAIGGYLNGGAVYHSQCGEVAFTHIPGLRVVFPSNALDACGLLRTAIRCDDPVLFLEHKRLYREPYNRSPHPGPDFTIPFGKARVVKPGHHLTVLTYGMTVQKSLLASTFIEQKQPGKSVEVIDLRSLAPYDWETIRQSVEKTNRVLIVHEDCLSFGYGAELAARIAGELFEHLDAPVGRVAALDTWVGYHPDLEDEILPQTEDIQREAERLLAY is encoded by the coding sequence ATGGCGACGACCGATAGTACGGCTGTGTCCGCGCGGCAAAACCTGGACCGCTTTCACGGTCTGGACCGCCAGCAGTTACAGCGTGCTTTCCGTCTGATGCAGACCGCCCGGCGCCTCGATGACCGCGAGGTGATGCTCAAGCGCCAGAACCGTATCTTTTTCCAGATCAGCGGCGCTGGCCATGAAGCCATCCAGACAGCCGTGGCGCTTGCCCTCAAGCCGGGTTACGACTGGTTCCATCTCTACTACCGGGACCGCGCGCTGGCGCTATCTCTCGGCGTCACACCCGAGATGATGCTGTTGCAGAGCGTGGGCGCTGCCGCCGACACCGCCTCCGGCGGACGGCAGATGCCGTCGCACTGGAGCTCCCCGGAACTTCATATCTTCACCGGATCCTCACCCACGGGCACGCAGTTCCTCCATGCCGTCGGCTGCGCCGAGGCGAGCCGTTATCTGCAGCCCGAATCCGACGAACTCACCCTCGTCACTACCGGGGAGGGCGCTACCAGCGAAGGCGAGTTCTGGGAGTCGCTCAACGCTGCTTGCCTCAGCCGTCTGCCCTTGCTCTACGTCGTGGAGGACAACGGCTATGCGATTTCGGTCCCGGTGGAGCGCCAGACCCCCGGCGGAAATCTCGCCCGGCTGGTCTCCGGCTTTCCCGGTCTGCTGCGCATCGAATGCGATGGCAACGACTTCCTGGCCTCATACGCGGCCGTCAAGGAAGCTGAGGCGTACATCCGGGCCGAACACGGCCCTGCCCTGATCCGCGCGCGCTGCACGCGGCCTTACTCCCACTCCCTTTCCGACGACGAACGGCTTTACAAGACCAAGGCCGAGCGCGAAGCCGAGGCGGAGTGCGACCCCATCATCAATTTCCCACGCTTCCTCATCGCCGAGAATCTGATGGAGGAGGTCACCTACAAACGCATCTGCCACGAAGTCGATGTCGAGATCGCCGAGATCACGGAACGGGTCTTGAAGGCTGAGCCGCCGGATAAGTCCACTGCCTGCCAGTACTTGTACTCTCCCGACGTGGACCCGACGTCGGACGAATTCGAGGCCGAGCCGCAGTGCGCGGGCGAGCCCCGCACGATGGTCGACGAAATCAATCTGACCCTCTCCGAAGAGCTGGCCCGCAACCCGAACGTCGTTCTCTTTGGCGAGGATGTCGCCGATTGCAGTCGTGAAGAGAATCTCCGCGAGGTGAAGGGCAAGGGCGGAGTATTCAAAGCCACCTTTGGCCTGCAATCGAAGTACGGTTCCCGCCGCGTGTTCAACACGCCCATCGCGGAGGCGGCTATCCTGGGGCGGTCCATCGGCATGTCCTCTCGTGGGATGAAGCCGGTCTGCGAGATTCAATTCTTTGATTACATTTGGCCCGCTATGATGCAGATTCGGGACGAGATGGCCAATGTGCGGTGGCGCTCGTTCAACGGCTGGAAGTGCCCTGCGGTCATCCGGGTCGCCATCGGCGGCTACCTGAACGGCGGTGCCGTTTACCACAGCCAATGCGGCGAGGTGGCCTTCACCCACATCCCGGGTCTCAGGGTGGTGTTTCCGTCCAACGCGCTCGATGCCTGCGGGCTTTTGCGTACCGCTATCCGCTGTGACGATCCCGTTCTGTTTCTTGAGCACAAACGGCTCTACCGCGAACCGTACAACCGTTCGCCCCACCCCGGCCCCGACTTCACTATTCCGTTTGGGAAAGCCCGCGTCGTCAAACCCGGCCACCACCTTACGGTGCTCACCTATGGCATGACGGTTCAGAAGTCGTTGCTCGCATCGACGTTCATCGAGCAGAAACAGCCGGGCAAGTCGGTTGAGGTCATCGACCTGCGGTCGTTGGCCCCCTACGACTGGGAGACCATCCGCCAGTCTGTGGAGAAGACGAACCGTGTGCTGATCGTGCACGAGGACTGTTTGAGTTTCGGCTATGGCGCCGAGCTAGCCGCCCGCATCGCGGGCGAACTGTTCGAGCATCTCGACGCGCCTGTCGGCCGCGTGGCAGCCCTCGACACCTGGGTGGGCTACCATCCTGACCTGGAAGACGAGATCCTGCCGCAGACGGAAGATATCCAGCGCGAAGCCGAACGCCTGCTAGCCTACTGA
- the serS gene encoding serine--tRNA ligase, whose protein sequence is MHDLASFRANLDTVAARLADRGFTLDVEEFRQIDVRRRAALTESEQLKAQRNSESMEIGKLKKAGQDTSELQAKVRAMGERSAQLEEQVKQIDEEFQQRLASIPNLPHESVPVGLSADDNVELKSWGTPRTFEFEPKAHWDLGTNMGVLDFERAAKITGARFAIYMGAGAKLERALINFMLDLHTREHGYTEVLPPFMVNSASLFGTGQLPKFAEDLFKLENSDLWLIPTAEVPVTNIYRDETLDGEQLPIRYCAFTPCFRAEAGSHGRDVRGIIRQHQFQKVELVNFTRPDQSYVEHENLTRSAEQVLEKLGLPYRRMLLCTGDMGFASAKTYDLEVWMPGQNAYREISSCSNFESFQARRAGIRCKMAKGKSEFAHTLNGSGLAVGRTWVAIVENYQESDGGVVLPLALRPYLNAERIGSNGVLA, encoded by the coding sequence ATGCATGATTTAGCATCATTCCGTGCCAACCTGGACACCGTCGCCGCGCGGCTGGCGGACCGGGGTTTCACACTGGACGTTGAAGAATTCCGGCAGATCGACGTACGCCGGCGGGCGGCGCTGACGGAGTCCGAGCAGTTGAAGGCGCAGCGGAACTCCGAAAGCATGGAGATCGGCAAGCTGAAGAAAGCCGGCCAGGACACGTCGGAACTGCAGGCCAAGGTCCGGGCGATGGGCGAACGCAGCGCCCAACTGGAAGAACAGGTCAAACAGATCGACGAGGAGTTCCAGCAGCGCCTGGCCAGCATCCCCAATCTCCCTCACGAGAGCGTCCCCGTGGGTTTGAGTGCCGACGACAACGTCGAATTGAAGAGCTGGGGTACGCCGCGAACATTTGAATTCGAACCCAAGGCTCACTGGGATCTCGGGACGAACATGGGCGTGCTGGATTTCGAGCGGGCCGCCAAGATCACCGGCGCGCGGTTCGCTATCTATATGGGTGCAGGGGCGAAACTGGAGCGGGCGCTGATCAACTTCATGCTCGACTTGCACACGCGCGAGCACGGCTACACCGAGGTGCTGCCGCCGTTCATGGTGAACTCGGCCAGCCTGTTCGGAACGGGGCAATTGCCCAAGTTCGCGGAGGACCTCTTCAAGCTGGAAAACTCCGACCTTTGGTTGATCCCGACGGCGGAAGTGCCGGTGACCAACATTTACCGGGACGAGACGCTGGACGGCGAGCAGTTGCCCATCCGCTACTGCGCGTTCACGCCCTGTTTCCGGGCGGAGGCGGGCAGCCATGGCCGCGATGTGCGCGGCATCATCCGGCAGCATCAGTTCCAGAAGGTCGAGTTGGTGAACTTCACCCGGCCCGACCAGAGCTATGTGGAACACGAGAATCTGACCCGAAGCGCGGAGCAGGTTCTGGAGAAGCTGGGGCTTCCTTACCGGCGGATGCTGCTGTGCACGGGGGACATGGGCTTCGCATCGGCGAAGACTTACGACCTGGAGGTCTGGATGCCCGGCCAGAACGCATACCGCGAGATTTCATCCTGTTCCAACTTCGAGAGCTTCCAGGCGCGCCGCGCGGGTATCCGCTGCAAGATGGCGAAGGGCAAAAGCGAGTTCGCGCACACCCTGAACGGCAGCGGCCTGGCGGTGGGCCGGACCTGGGTGGCCATTGTCGAGAATTACCAGGAGTCCGACGGCGGGGTGGTGCTGCCTCTGGCCCTGCGTCCCTATCTGAACGCCGAGAGAATTGGGTCAAACGGAGTGTTGGCGTAA
- a CDS encoding type II toxin-antitoxin system HicB family antitoxin translates to MMRYLVIYEKTGTGYGAYVPDLPGCIATGRTFEQTKQRMAEAVAVHIQGMREDGTPIPEPSTLTETLEVEPA, encoded by the coding sequence ATGATGCGATACCTAGTCATCTATGAGAAGACGGGCACCGGGTACGGTGCCTACGTCCCGGACCTGCCCGGCTGCATTGCCACAGGCAGGACCTTTGAACAAACCAAGCAGCGCATGGCGGAAGCCGTGGCCGTACACATCCAGGGGATGCGGGAAGACGGGACCCCGATACCGGAACCCAGCACCCTGACGGAAACGCTGGAAGTTGAACCCGCCTGA
- a CDS encoding tyrosine-type recombinase/integrase, which translates to MPKKKSEDSAPGNRVKLRGLGQMYRREAGGNWHVSFSVNGQQFRETTHTDKYNDAVAFLKKRIGQIEKGEFTSTKTDRVMVADILRDVIEDYRVKGRDWLRTAGPIIEKYLIPAFRSMRVANLNVSHLRKYVSDQLAAGMSNASVNRHISILRRAYNLGTVSGKVNAANVPHFKEVALEENNVREGFWTHEEYVRFRDALPEDERAVFIFGYWTGCRFSEVTMLRWEQVDLEGRMVKLRKGTTKNKRPRLIPLGNAGLGDLHDMLVAQKTRHDALCPESPWVFFRRGSITPGRASARRGNRVMDIRKAYLAARTATGIQHLFHDLRRTGVRNLVRAGVPESVAMRISGHLTRSVFERYNIVDEADLHDAADKLAKYVTGKAAPKESDKGEE; encoded by the coding sequence ATGCCAAAAAAGAAGTCAGAAGACAGCGCCCCCGGAAACCGTGTGAAACTGCGCGGATTGGGCCAGATGTACAGGCGCGAAGCCGGGGGCAACTGGCATGTGTCCTTCAGCGTGAACGGTCAGCAGTTCCGCGAAACAACCCACACGGACAAGTACAATGACGCGGTGGCGTTTCTGAAGAAGCGCATCGGACAGATTGAGAAGGGCGAGTTCACCAGCACGAAGACTGACCGCGTAATGGTTGCCGACATCCTGCGGGACGTAATCGAAGACTACCGCGTGAAGGGCCGCGATTGGCTGCGGACCGCAGGCCCAATTATTGAGAAGTACCTGATACCGGCATTCCGGTCCATGCGCGTGGCCAATCTGAATGTGTCGCACCTGCGCAAGTATGTCAGCGACCAGTTAGCTGCCGGTATGAGCAATGCGAGCGTCAACCGGCACATTTCGATTCTTCGGCGCGCGTACAATCTGGGCACTGTCAGCGGCAAGGTGAACGCGGCGAACGTGCCGCACTTCAAGGAAGTCGCGCTGGAAGAGAACAACGTCCGCGAAGGATTTTGGACGCATGAAGAGTACGTCCGCTTTCGTGACGCATTACCCGAAGACGAACGGGCCGTGTTCATCTTCGGTTACTGGACCGGGTGCCGATTCAGTGAAGTAACTATGCTGCGCTGGGAACAAGTGGACCTGGAAGGCCGCATGGTGAAGCTGCGCAAGGGCACCACGAAGAATAAGAGACCCCGCTTAATTCCACTGGGCAACGCGGGCCTTGGTGACCTGCACGATATGCTGGTCGCGCAGAAGACGCGCCACGATGCCCTGTGCCCGGAATCCCCGTGGGTGTTCTTTCGGCGCGGCTCTATCACCCCTGGACGGGCCAGCGCGCGCAGGGGAAACCGTGTGATGGACATTCGGAAGGCGTATCTGGCCGCAAGGACGGCCACGGGCATACAGCATCTGTTCCACGATCTGCGGCGCACAGGGGTTAGGAATCTGGTGCGGGCCGGGGTCCCGGAATCCGTGGCCATGCGCATCAGCGGTCACCTGACGCGCAGCGTGTTCGAGCGCTATAACATCGTGGATGAAGCGGACCTGCATGACGCGGCTGACAAGCTGGCCAAGTACGTTACTGGCAAGGCCGCGCCGAAAGAGTCTGACAAAGGCGAAGAATAG
- a CDS encoding helix-turn-helix domain-containing protein, with product MMKAIADAVVARLEPLLVDRALQPRLLTVKQAAAYLARTEKATYQLIAIGSLPSVRSDARVMLDRQDLDRWIEGNKA from the coding sequence ATGATGAAGGCAATTGCTGACGCCGTGGTGGCGCGGCTGGAACCGTTGCTGGTAGACCGGGCCTTGCAGCCCCGTTTACTGACCGTGAAACAAGCTGCCGCGTATCTGGCCAGAACGGAAAAGGCTACCTATCAGCTAATTGCGATAGGCAGCCTTCCGTCTGTGCGCTCCGATGCGCGCGTGATGTTGGACCGTCAGGACTTGGACAGATGGATTGAAGGCAATAAAGCCTAG
- a CDS encoding DEAD/DEAH box helicase yields the protein MPLDTTGAFTHPYPFKTKPFKHQLTCWLTQKDRAAFAYFAEMGTGKSKMLLDTAAWMYDQDRINALVVIAPKGVYRNWADSELPAHLPAHIRYRLGVWAANPTRADLRALEALQRKPNDVDLLVLLMNVEALGRDIKINRAYAFLRDFLLGNNALMAIDESTTIKNPTATRTKAVMKLRLLAPVRRILTGQPAVNGPLDLYSQCEFLDPDFLGYSSYYSYRAHFAKLVKLTRHLGNGKKREFQKVTGYQNLDELNKILSRFAFIVKKEDCLDLPPKVYTTRHVELGVQQRKAYDQMKRLAIVEIEEVMKRQTGDVELVGGFELTPSETPVQGPQGPQLSTAQLVITQMLRLHQILSGFMVTDEKKVIPFDEPNPRLEDLIEALGETAGRSIIWAVYKFNVRQIAARLAEEFGPESVVTYFGETSVEDRRVAIRRFQDPNDPARFFVSNKTGARGITLTAASYVWYYGNDYDLDTRCQNEDRAHRIGQTKSVTYVDYVAPGTVDEKVVAALRSKLDISKLITASNWRQFLGAN from the coding sequence ATGCCGCTGGACACCACGGGTGCGTTTACTCATCCGTACCCGTTCAAAACCAAGCCGTTTAAACATCAGTTGACTTGCTGGCTGACACAGAAGGACAGAGCGGCCTTTGCCTACTTCGCCGAAATGGGCACCGGCAAGTCCAAGATGTTGCTGGACACCGCAGCGTGGATGTATGACCAAGACCGCATCAATGCGCTGGTGGTGATCGCGCCCAAAGGCGTCTATCGCAATTGGGCTGATTCCGAGCTTCCAGCCCACCTTCCTGCGCACATCAGGTACCGGCTGGGGGTCTGGGCCGCGAATCCGACTAGAGCGGACCTGCGGGCCTTGGAAGCCCTACAACGCAAGCCCAATGACGTGGACCTGCTGGTGCTTCTGATGAACGTGGAAGCCTTGGGCCGGGACATCAAGATAAACCGCGCGTATGCCTTCCTGCGGGACTTCCTACTGGGCAACAACGCGCTGATGGCCATTGACGAATCCACGACAATCAAGAACCCCACGGCCACGCGTACCAAGGCCGTGATGAAGCTGCGGCTGTTGGCCCCGGTGCGGCGCATCCTGACCGGCCAGCCAGCCGTGAACGGCCCGCTGGACCTATACAGCCAGTGCGAATTCCTGGACCCGGACTTCCTGGGTTACAGCAGCTATTACAGCTATCGCGCACACTTCGCCAAGCTGGTGAAGTTGACCCGGCATCTGGGCAACGGCAAGAAACGCGAATTTCAGAAGGTGACCGGGTACCAGAACCTGGACGAACTGAACAAGATCCTGTCACGGTTCGCCTTCATCGTGAAGAAGGAAGACTGTCTGGACCTTCCCCCGAAGGTGTACACCACCCGGCACGTTGAACTTGGCGTGCAACAGCGCAAGGCGTATGACCAGATGAAGCGGCTGGCCATCGTCGAAATCGAAGAAGTCATGAAGCGTCAGACCGGTGATGTGGAACTGGTGGGCGGCTTTGAACTGACCCCATCGGAAACACCTGTCCAGGGGCCGCAGGGGCCGCAACTGTCAACCGCGCAACTGGTCATCACTCAGATGCTGCGGCTGCACCAGATCCTGTCCGGCTTCATGGTGACCGATGAAAAGAAGGTCATCCCGTTTGATGAACCGAACCCCCGGCTGGAAGACCTGATTGAAGCCTTGGGCGAAACCGCAGGCAGGTCCATCATCTGGGCCGTGTACAAGTTCAACGTGCGCCAGATCGCGGCCCGGCTGGCTGAAGAGTTCGGCCCTGAATCGGTGGTTACCTACTTCGGTGAAACGTCCGTGGAAGACCGGCGCGTGGCCATTCGGCGCTTCCAGGACCCCAATGACCCGGCCCGGTTCTTCGTTTCAAACAAGACTGGCGCGCGCGGCATCACGCTGACGGCTGCAAGCTACGTCTGGTACTACGGCAACGATTATGACCTGGACACCCGGTGCCAGAACGAAGACCGCGCGCACCGCATTGGCCAAACCAAGTCAGTGACCTACGTGGACTACGTTGCCCCCGGCACCGTGGATGAAAAGGTGGTAGCCGCGCTGCGCAGCAAGCTGGACATCAGCAAGTTGATAACGGCAAGCAATTGGCGTCAGTTCCTTGGGGCGAACTGA
- a CDS encoding HD domain-containing protein, which produces MAADTGKFIGVFQVTQADLKAKKDGAAFMSLKLRDKTGEVDAKLWTVPDGLTVKAGDFAKVEAETGTYKDALQLKLLRVRVLDRAEVVVDDFIPASKRNRTEMLTQLYELVDIISNADLRAVLQTIIGDNAQRLMNAPAARKIHQAYLGGLLEHILNVSALARAVCHVYPDLDRDVLLAGLIVHDIGKLDELTYTDCIGTSRPGMLMGHIIQGSILWDRYTHPVTYTCPLDPATVDHVAHIIASHHGIKEWGAAVVPATREAQVAHLLDMIDSRLSIIGEALASQPLDTDGFTGKVYALDTALWTGGRDEATDSGQ; this is translated from the coding sequence TTGGCCGCTGACACTGGTAAGTTCATCGGTGTCTTCCAGGTCACGCAAGCAGACCTGAAGGCGAAGAAGGACGGGGCCGCGTTCATGTCCCTCAAGCTGCGTGACAAGACGGGTGAAGTGGATGCCAAGCTGTGGACAGTCCCGGACGGCCTGACGGTGAAGGCCGGTGACTTCGCCAAGGTGGAAGCCGAAACCGGCACGTACAAGGACGCACTGCAACTGAAGCTGTTGCGGGTCCGGGTGCTGGACCGCGCGGAAGTGGTGGTGGATGACTTCATCCCGGCCAGCAAGCGGAACCGCACGGAAATGTTGACGCAGCTTTATGAACTGGTGGACATCATCAGCAATGCGGACCTGCGGGCTGTGCTGCAAACCATCATTGGTGACAACGCGCAGCGGCTGATGAATGCGCCTGCGGCGCGCAAGATTCATCAAGCGTATCTGGGGGGCCTGCTGGAACACATCCTCAACGTGTCTGCATTGGCGCGCGCGGTATGTCACGTGTACCCGGACCTGGACCGGGACGTGCTGCTGGCCGGGCTGATTGTTCATGACATCGGCAAGCTGGACGAACTGACGTACACCGATTGCATCGGCACGTCACGGCCCGGCATGCTTATGGGGCACATCATCCAGGGGTCCATCTTGTGGGACAGGTACACGCACCCGGTGACGTACACCTGCCCCCTGGACCCGGCCACGGTGGACCACGTTGCCCACATCATTGCCAGCCACCACGGCATCAAGGAATGGGGCGCGGCTGTGGTTCCGGCCACGCGGGAAGCGCAGGTGGCGCACCTGCTGGATATGATCGATAGCCGCTTGTCCATCATCGGCGAAGCACTTGCCAGCCAGCCGCTGGACACGGACGGTTTCACGGGTAAGGTCTACGCGCTGGACACAGCACTGTGGACTGGGGGCCGGGATGAAGCTACTGACAGCGGGCAGTAA
- a CDS encoding ATP-dependent helicase, with protein sequence MTHSDLNIILGPPGTGKTSRLVGLPPEAPNPKGMTGVVEQELATGTRPDKIAYLAFTKKAAKEAMERATLKFGIPAAELPFFRTIHSLCFKRLGLKSDIVMQHRHYRELGTLMGLDLKGGTALDSDLYGMDTGDRMLFLEGLARVKRCSLRSVFDDADEPEIDFGQLDQLARSLAVYKQRRGLMDYTDMLEQFVAQAGQVAPVLDVLIVDEAQDLSVVQWQVVAAIAAKAKRVYVAGDDDQAIYRWAGADVESFMALRGATTVLGQSYRIPASVHGLAERLVRQMGHRTAKQWKPRAEAGAINWVMDPEEADLGPRTGTWLLLARNGYMLRDLEDLCRRRGYSYESVGIDNPLSSPALKAIIAYTRLLKGHDIDRATLEAVFRFISVSAVGQGVRKKVHAAPVNKPIGMGQLVEWGFPANPPIWHKMLDKVNEDDREFFIAARKQKETLTGTPRIRISTIHTAKGGEADNVLLLTDMSARTFREMDRRLDDELRVIYVAVTRARKALHLVQPRTGNCFEL encoded by the coding sequence GTGACACACTCGGACCTGAACATCATTCTAGGGCCACCGGGCACTGGCAAGACATCGCGCCTTGTGGGGCTTCCACCTGAAGCCCCGAACCCCAAGGGTATGACGGGTGTGGTTGAACAGGAACTGGCCACCGGCACCCGGCCTGACAAGATAGCCTATCTGGCCTTCACAAAGAAGGCCGCTAAGGAAGCGATGGAGCGGGCAACGCTGAAGTTTGGTATTCCAGCCGCTGAACTGCCGTTCTTCCGGACGATTCACAGCTTGTGCTTCAAGCGGCTGGGCTTGAAGAGTGACATTGTAATGCAGCACCGGCACTACCGCGAACTGGGCACGTTGATGGGGCTGGACCTGAAGGGGGGCACGGCCCTGGATTCAGATCTGTATGGGATGGACACCGGGGACAGGATGCTGTTCCTGGAAGGCTTGGCGCGTGTCAAGCGGTGCAGCCTGCGCAGCGTGTTTGATGACGCGGACGAACCGGAAATCGATTTCGGCCAGCTAGACCAGTTGGCGCGGTCCCTTGCGGTGTACAAGCAGCGCAGGGGCCTGATGGACTACACGGACATGCTGGAACAGTTCGTGGCGCAGGCCGGGCAGGTGGCCCCCGTGTTGGACGTTCTGATTGTGGATGAGGCACAGGACCTATCAGTGGTGCAGTGGCAGGTGGTGGCCGCGATTGCGGCCAAGGCAAAGCGCGTGTACGTGGCTGGTGATGATGACCAAGCTATCTACCGGTGGGCCGGGGCTGACGTTGAATCGTTCATGGCACTGCGTGGCGCAACCACTGTACTGGGTCAATCGTACCGGATACCGGCCAGCGTCCACGGCTTGGCTGAAAGGCTGGTGCGCCAGATGGGGCACCGGACGGCTAAGCAATGGAAGCCGCGCGCGGAAGCCGGGGCAATCAATTGGGTCATGGACCCGGAAGAAGCTGACCTTGGACCGCGCACCGGCACATGGTTGCTGTTGGCCCGCAACGGCTACATGCTGCGGGACCTGGAAGACCTGTGCCGCAGACGTGGCTACAGCTATGAGTCAGTTGGCATTGACAACCCCCTGTCTAGCCCCGCGCTGAAGGCCATCATTGCCTACACGCGGTTGCTGAAGGGGCATGATATTGACCGGGCTACACTGGAAGCGGTCTTCCGCTTCATCAGCGTTTCGGCTGTGGGACAGGGGGTCAGGAAGAAGGTTCACGCGGCCCCGGTGAACAAGCCCATAGGCATGGGTCAATTGGTGGAATGGGGCTTCCCGGCTAACCCGCCCATCTGGCACAAGATGCTGGACAAGGTGAACGAAGACGATAGAGAGTTTTTCATCGCGGCCCGCAAGCAGAAGGAAACACTGACCGGCACCCCGCGAATCCGAATCAGTACCATCCACACGGCCAAGGGCGGGGAAGCGGACAACGTGCTGCTGCTGACAGATATGTCTGCACGTACCTTCCGGGAGATGGATAGACGGCTGGATGATGAGCTACGTGTGATTTACGTGGCAGTGACCCGCGCGCGCAAGGCGCTGCACTTGGTGCAGCCCAGAACAGGAAATTGTTTCGAGCTATGA
- a CDS encoding ParB N-terminal domain-containing protein has protein sequence MARALNADVDARRGDLLRMWPEDLIVNPAKRGRFIPPTQEEVEEKLASILELGQLQPCPVTITFDRRVELAAGFTRWEAFMLWNSRQTDPKLRRRIELKVIDANPEESFLANIAENRMRNATTVIDDAHNIRRLARDFSKTDAEICAIYAERGKPMSSGWLDNMRLLTSLPREQQEAIHRGHLNATTGYLLAQMDPAKREEVLKEAKEAGEGKVTTAGVVKAARKQKALRASPSLRTPELNATFRYLKDKDKNPRVKQLAGAYLDYQAGKLTEPDFFGAVHALFS, from the coding sequence ATGGCGCGCGCATTGAATGCGGACGTGGACGCAAGGCGTGGCGACTTGCTGCGCATGTGGCCGGAAGACCTGATCGTGAACCCGGCCAAACGTGGCCGGTTCATCCCACCCACACAGGAAGAGGTTGAAGAGAAGCTAGCCAGCATCCTGGAACTGGGCCAGCTTCAACCCTGCCCGGTCACAATCACGTTTGATAGGCGTGTGGAACTAGCAGCAGGCTTCACGCGATGGGAAGCCTTCATGCTGTGGAACAGCCGTCAGACTGACCCGAAGTTGCGCAGGCGTATTGAACTGAAGGTGATTGACGCCAACCCGGAAGAGTCATTCCTTGCTAACATCGCGGAAAACAGGATGCGCAACGCCACCACGGTGATTGATGACGCGCACAACATCCGCAGGCTCGCGCGCGACTTCAGCAAGACGGACGCGGAAATCTGTGCCATCTATGCCGAACGTGGCAAGCCCATGTCCAGCGGCTGGCTGGATAACATGCGGCTGCTGACCAGCCTTCCGCGCGAACAGCAGGAAGCCATCCACCGTGGGCACCTGAACGCCACCACGGGCTACCTACTGGCGCAGATGGACCCGGCCAAGCGTGAAGAGGTGCTGAAGGAAGCCAAGGAAGCCGGGGAAGGGAAGGTGACCACCGCAGGCGTGGTGAAGGCCGCGCGCAAACAGAAGGCGCTTCGCGCCAGCCCGTCCCTGCGGACCCCGGAACTGAATGCCACGTTTCGCTACCTGAAGGACAAGGACAAGAACCCGCGCGTGAAGCAACTGGCCGGTGCATACCTGGACTATCAGGCGGGGAAGTTGACGGAACCGGACTTCTTCGGAGCGGTTCACGCACTCTTCAGCTAG
- a CDS encoding HNH endonuclease gives MADVIARFMAHVRVNASTGCWEWQGAGDGRGYGKFWLWGRSQRAHRVAFRLWRGRAPRKDMVLLHRCDNPCCVNPAHLREGLQKTNVRDMWSKGRAAWQMVIAA, from the coding sequence ATGGCTGACGTTATCGCGCGCTTCATGGCGCACGTGCGTGTAAACGCAAGCACCGGCTGCTGGGAATGGCAGGGGGCCGGTGATGGCCGTGGATACGGCAAGTTCTGGCTGTGGGGCCGGTCCCAGCGCGCCCACCGCGTGGCCTTCAGGCTGTGGCGTGGCCGGGCACCGCGCAAGGACATGGTGCTGCTGCACCGCTGCGATAACCCCTGTTGCGTGAACCCGGCCCATCTGCGTGAAGGGCTTCAGAAGACCAACGTGCGGGATATGTGGTCCAAGGGCCGGGCAGCGTGGCAAATGGTTATTGCGGCCTGA